A stretch of DNA from Lycium ferocissimum isolate CSIRO_LF1 chromosome 4, AGI_CSIRO_Lferr_CH_V1, whole genome shotgun sequence:
tgtttacttattgtggtattataattataatatccTTTATAGAAGAGTTTACTTGTATAGACGCCTATCAAAATAATAACcagtaaatatatatttttaatatataccatataatatacacattttataggtaattaatatttaattttttgagtAATTAACTAACAGTTGTAATAATATTGGCAGAGAGATCAATGGGTTAAAAGCCCTTTTTTATACTCCTATGGTCCTGCCTAACGCTCCACGGAATGATGTTGCAGCTTATAATTAGGACtttctcttcattttaatttttatctaaGCCAAAATGAATCCTTTGGTCTACGTCAATCTCATTTTGATGTGAGGGTTTAATTAGGCAGcgagttaaaaagaaaaaataaaacttgaagtCTTAAATATGTGTGACAAATTTATAGCAATAAACTCATGTCATTAAagataaattaagaaaaatatctctttttttaacaaacaaagaaaagaaagtgtcCCGTAAATTGAAATGTAGGAAGTCGCAGATCCAGATCACAGTAGCTTACAAACAAAGAAgcaagtttaaaaaaaatacaaataaaatacCGGTCCCACAATGACCGCTATACATAGATTATCTAATATCGCAGCACCAAGGGTCGTGATCAGCAGAATCATGTGACTTGGAAAAGTACTTTTAGGCGACACATTTTTTAATTAGGGTTATAGGTCAGGGTTATAGGTCAAACTTGAATGCACCTTGATTATTCTACAGAATGCATGCAAACAAGAATAAGTACCTACTCCCTTAAGAGTAGTACTTTTTGTCCCAACCAACTGGAACCTGAACCTGAAGATTTTGTGGTTCTCCCACAACATTAATTACTAGATCAGACCCTTGGGAGTTGTTGAGAGACACAAGTGCTACCTAAAGAGAACCTAAACAACTACATGTTTGCTTTCTAAGAGGCCACGGCCCCCTGATCATCTAAAGGAAATTTACTGCACATGGATAGATCTCCAATCACTCTGTAAAGCTACAAAAACCTAAAAGAACTTCCTATTTGTTTCCTAGTTTTGGGTCTAAAAAGCAATGGCAAAAATTATGTTAAGGGGGGTATCGTGCATTGTCCCCGCTTCTACGAGGCTTATTAACAACGTGGAACACATTGCTAAATAAAACTCGGTGTCTTTTCAACTAGAAAACTATCATCGTCAAACAGTCGATGAAGAATATCCACCCTATTATACAGCCAATACAGAGGGAAAAAGAGGATAGGTGGTTTTTCTAGCAATTCAAGAGTGTTCCTGTTCACCTGCTAACAAGGAAATAAGATAATAGAGGGGTCTCTCTGCAGCTTGCCGTCATTTATATCTagcttcttcatcttttcttcaCACCAGAATAATTGCTCCTTACTAATTCTTTCCATTCTTAGGACCCTATTCATGACTTTAACATCAATTAGGCCAAGCAACAGGTCCACATCCCCTGGCATGGTAGGCCATGATTTCTTCTTCAGGTTCTTTGTTCTCTTCCGTAGTTCCTTCAGTTTCACCTTTTTCTGCATTAGATGACTCAGAGGTTATCCAAAAAGCAACATCAAATTGTCTCGAAGTAGGCATTGCTTGACCATCTAGCAAGCCAAAACAAAATGCAAACAGCACGAGCTTGCTCGAATTAATATTAGCAACTCGGCATTACAAACAACTACTGAAAATAGAAAACGGATATCAAGTTAATGATGCCAGGTCAAACTTTCAAATAGATAAGATCAGAGGAAACCTAGAATCTCCTAAGGCAGACTTACTAACACTGACAAAACTATGGGTTTGTCAGTGGCCAACACGTCCTCggtttttattatttaagaatATTTCGCTAAAACAATCTTTTACTTGCGTATTAATTTATGGTTCAGAAAACCTGTTTGGAGGGAACTTGTTGCAAAAATAGTAAAACATCCACGGGTGGTGGTATGTGctaaaagagagaagagaataGAGCCTTTCAAATAGTATGAGAGAGACAAGAGAAAGAATTAAGTCAAGAATTTTGATTAGACAGATTCGAAAGCAAAACCTCATTGACTGATGGTATTACCCGTCTTTTCATCTCAAGTGAAAAATCTGAGAAACAAGTTCGAAGCCTTCCCTAAATCTGCTCAAGTTTGGATATTTTCTGAGTGGATTTCAACTATTTTATGCAAACACGCGTATTTTCAAATGAGGAACACTGATGGCAGAATCGAAATTTTGCCGAACAAGAGGTTCCCCACTCTTCTTTGATCCGTCTTAGGACGGAGTGGAAGCCTCGACCCGAGCGGAAGTGCGATGTGTCTGGAAACTCGAGATCGTTCTTTTTTAGGGAGTCGGAGAGGATCGAAGAGGCAGCAAAACAGGAACTTTCGATCAGGGAGAGGTATAGCTCTTAATGGGCATGTAGCCGTAGGCGGGAACTCTTCTTTTTATCTTATTCTTTGGTCAGGCTGGTAATCCCAACCAAATAAGCAATCGCAATCGCTACAAGCAACCTATTTCGTATTTTCTATATTTCCTGGagtatgaaaaggaaaaaaatcttgaaattcttcttcttcttcttctttttttttttttttaatgacatgggaatcgcagccgctacccttcgggtgcacACAAGGTAAACCCAACTCCTGTgtaatagctcgcaaaccacacaagagagataacccgcactaggcaagccgcGTGCGACGAGCGCGACCCGGAAGGCAAATCCCCCGCTGTCGTAGGtggggggtttcgaacctgagacctccattatgaaagccccatgctcaaccaactgagccacccttgcgggtaaTCTTGAAATTCTTCTATACCAAACACAAACCATATTTCCTCATAAAATATAGAGTGACAAAAGTAATGTATAGGCACAAGGATGGTTCAACAGAGGATATCAAACAAAGCCTTACCTTTTCAAGAGAACATTGAATCTGATGAACGGGGGTTGCCATCTGGTTCTGACTTCCGAAAAGATTGCGTACACTACTAGCCTTCTTATCCATCTTCACCAATAGACGAAAAGTAAGGATTGAACTTTCAATCACTTTAAGTAGCTCTGGAGCAAGAACTGGCAACTCatcatcttccaatttcttttGATCAGAACCTAAACTTGAGACATTAGATTTCTTAGCCAGATCAAGAGGAAATCAACCTTACAAGCTCCAATACATCAATGTTCATTTATGCATTAAATACAATGCAAACTTTTGCAGAGTAGATAGCCTTAACAAGTCCAAGTCATTCGCAAGGAAAAAGAAAGTCTCTTGTCATtaggaaaataaatgaaaacatCTAATAGGAAATCAATCATAATCAAATATCAGCACTACCTTGGACTTTAGGAACCTGAAGTAGCATAGGCAATGCATTTCTCATGCGAGCATAAATTTCAGGCCTTGTACCCGGTTCAAAAGGTTCAGTTTCAATAAATCGTTGTAACAAGACCAGGAACTGCTGAAATTGCTGAGCGCTGTGATTATAGGAGATGGAACTATCAGGTTGGCAAGAAATTTTCTGACTCAATTGCGTGTGTTGACAGTGAAGAACTTCCCAGGTCAAGCATAACTGAGCTACATAAGCGGTTTCAAGATCTTGATGCAGGTCAGCCACAGGCTGGTGCAAGTGCTCAGTTTCATCTTGAGAttcatccatttttttcaaGGATAGGCACCGAAAGGGGGATACAAGCTTTTTGGATGCAGATCTTGGACTTGGAGAAGAAGTAGATGGAGTATGCAAACCTGGAAAATCCTAAACTTTGTTAACCACTTAGAAATTTGGAACTCTCGAAGCTTTAAATCAGCTCTGTTTTAGAGATGCTACCAAACAACAGAAAACTTATTAAAGCACCATTATAGCCAGAGTACAGAACATGATAAATgagaattaaaatataaataaactaGCATGCCAGGAAACACAACAAGCAACCACGTAAGGGAATTTTCCTAAAAGTTCATCTAGAgggaaaataaaatagaaacatAGATTCAAGTGCTCAAGATAAGCAAAAACTGATTCTTTGCACACCGAGAATCTGGCCCCATGCATTTGCCTAAATATTTAGGTCTAGAGCAAAGTTGCTTGAATTTGCCAGATTTCTAATGGCTCGAGGAACAAAACTTGTCTCCAATAACTATAAAAAATGTCTCAatctttgatccaaaaaaagtCATCACTACAGTCTGTTCTTTTTAAGGCTCGCCTTTAAAGAATGAGCGTCTCATTTCTAAGTGCCTTTAACATGACATTCTGTTGTGAATTCACAATACTAAacagttttttattttgtaaatctacttaaaatatttgtttcagGAAACTGTTTGAGTTAATTTTAAATTCAAAGATAAGGTAAAGCAAATAATCAATTTACCAGTTCAATTGAAAGGAATGATTCTATTGGCAAATTTAATTGAACTTGTCAATTGAGTCTTCCATTGAAACAGCAAGTAGAGTGTTTGGTGGGAATGGTTCATCGATTGTTCTCTCGAAAATTGTATTTTTACAAATGCCCCATTCTTTTGCTGTTATGACAATAAACCTTGATTTGAGTTCTAAAACACAAATATGTCAGCAAGATGGCAGCTTAACATTTGCATTTCTCCATATCATTATCATTCTTAGTAAATAGAAGTCAATGTCTCAATGAAGGGTAATTCTAATTTCCTTCTGAAGCTTGTGCAAAACGAAGAAGTCTCTATTGTTCAAGAGGCAGTATTAGCTGAATCTTGGCTCTTGGGAGGGTGAACACTGAGGAACCTATGCACAAGATGGAATTTTAAATATAGCTCCGCGTTGCCTCTATAGATAAGTGAATTCTTCTATtttgccttcttttttttttcttctgacaAGGACTTTGCTCTATTCTACTCTAATACTTCCTATTACTTTGTTATATTTTGAATGCCTTAGCTAAGATACCTCCTCTACATTCTTGATAGCCCATCTTTGTCTTAGTAGTCTTTCAAAGGCACGCCTGGGTCCCCTTCCCATTACTTAGAAAAAGTGAGCCACCGGTACAAGATATTATCATTACCATCTGAACAATTAGACATCTAACTCCTAAATGCAACAACTTAATTGCAAGAGCATGCTCTACCAGCTATATTTGAATGATTTAAATTCTATATACTCCACTAACTATAGAAATTCCCAGGGAATTCGTTAGAGGAAtgtttccccaaaaaaaattgttagttCTTGCATATCCGATTATCCGTACTGTTTTCCACATTAGTACCAATCATTAGTGTGATTATCCGCTCTCATTGCGCTTCTTTTAATCGCCCACCAAGAATTGTAAAATCATcatttaaggaaaatatttctttgataatatcttgagccaagggtctatcagaaacagcctctctatctctgcgaggtaggggtaaggtctgtgtacactctaccctccccagaccccacattaaactgagtatgttgttgttgtatttctttgatattatcatatattactagACTTTTTTCTAAATTGTAAAGATGGTTCCAGTTTCAAATCTGGAGCCAATAGTACAAAGCAACAAACCAAAGTTTATTTCGCGAAGGAAAGCAAAACAGAGTCTGGAACTATTACCAAATTCACGCAGCTGCTGAGCATGTAGGCGGTCATAAAACAGCATTTGTTCAGAGTATTTATCGTAAACGGCATTGAACCCAGACCAAAACTGTCGTCCTTCTGCTTCAACATCCCTCCAATCACTCGGATTCATGTTCGCCtgttcttcttcatcatctgcTTCTTCATCTTCTGGAGTTGACTCTTCAGGAATTAATACCATAAAACTGTTTCTTCTCAGTTCCTTCAACCTCCTCTTTACCTCATTCGTTATGAAATCATCGTCATCGTCTTCTAGTTCAGCATTAGTCGAATCAACATCAGCTGATTTTCCCACATTACCATTCTCATTCTTTTGCTCTCCTGGAAGCGGAACAGGTTTGTCCTCCGTATCCGTCCCTGGTTCCGGTTTATGAGCCTTTCTGAACTTCTTCACTTTGAAGAAATCCATTACGAAACAAACAACTTCCTTTTTTTGGATAAATGTGGTGTCTGGGCTAGCTTGCGCGCAAAACAAACAACTTCCTTATCAATGTCTAGGCAATCACGTGTTTTATTAGTCCGTTGAAATTAGAAATCTCGCTTAGCTAACCGCAAAAAGATTGATTTGCTCTTCTCAACAACCCCGAAATGCAGCAGAAACAACACCAGAAAGCAAAAGATCTCCAGTTTACATGCTTTCAGCAAACTTGAGAGTACTCAATCAGATCCATAATCTAATTTAACCCCATTTTAAATCTGTGTAACCTCAGATTCCACAGCAATGATCTAGCTTCAGGTGTAAAATGCCCAATAAACTCCCAACAACATACAGCATCTGCACACTTTTGTAATTAGAAAACTGAAAATAACACTTCAAACTCATAGAGTCCactaaaactaaaaataatcatatcaacttatatctcaaaatttgGGGGAAAtcattaaaaagagaaaaaaaaaaaaaggtacacTTACAGATTTATGTGAAGTACACAAAGCTAAGTCACTTGTAAGTAcagtagaaaccctagaatcgTAGTTAACAAAAGAGAATGAAGTAAGCCGAATAAAATAGGGTTCAAAAAAGGGCAACAAAAACAATGGGTGTTTGAGTGCGGTTTTACTGATACATTAATGTGATTTATGCAGAAAAATGCAGTAATGTTTTCATCgataatgtgttgttgttacGCGTTACGATgctgagccaaaaaaaaaaaaggaaaaatagttAATGGAGAGAAAGGACAAAAAGGCAAAGTTTTGATTCTCCTTTTTTGGACAGTGAAACAGTAATACATAAGATTAATGTGAGGGATTGGATTTGATGAAAGACGAAATGAGATTTGGATTTAAGTAAAGTAAAGAGATGGGGTCACGATTTCCTAGAGGAAACAGTTTGCATGGGGTTAAGGCTTTTTCGTACAGAGAATATTGTCAGAATCACTGTCACCCAGAAAGCCGCGAAAACGAAGAAAAGTTTTGACTTGACTTTGGCTTTGATTTACGTAATCCGCCCCAAAAGTTGCCAATACTGTTGATTTAACCACCCTTTCTTCTTAATCCCTCATTCACTTTTGACTGTGCACTTTACAcactaaataataaataaagtatttaatttatcatgatatttatattaatTGGTGTTATTTTTAATGAATATGAAAGAtgatttgaaataaataattaatactataggtaaaatagaaaaaaaaatatcttctcTTGATATGATAAAATTAACGAGTAAAagtaaaatctatttttaaaatactgaataagtaaaagtgaacggagggagtatttataATACAAAACCCGTGTATTTTGTAATGCACTCCCTCCGTTCAAATTGTTTGTTTTACAGTTCTTTTTAGTCcgttaaaaaaatgttttttccttttttttggtgACTAAttagtttcaacttttcacCTGTCATGTTTAAGACTATAAgattaaaaaacatttttatacattctacgtatttttagtttatgatcacaatatttaaaaatcttgtttattttcttaaactccatatCAAGTTAAaactaaacaaattaaaacggagagagtaataaACTTCTGGACACTGCcttaaaaaatagattttcatgCCTCAGGAGTTCATCTTCTTATACAAGGTAAAAGGATTTGCTTGAATTTTATAAAGTACTAAGAGAGAATTGGACATCCAACTTGAGAGAATTGTatatcaaatttaagaagttgATACTTATAGAATCTTTTACAGCGTACAGATATGTTGAgaatagtaaaatacatatgtTCCTCGTCATGTGAAACCACCTAAAATGGAGTGTGGGGGATATTTTTATAGTTATTCTGGGGCATTTAGCACCCTAGTTAAAGTTTTGTCACAAGCTACCTGTGTATTTTATGAAAGGAAATCGCCTACCTTAAAAATAGTTTGGAGGTATGATGTACAATGGGAACTGGGCGTATTGAGCTTGCAAAAGATGCCTATTGTGTTGCTAATTGCTATTGTGTGAAGTTTATTAGTCCttccgtttacttttacttaGCACTATTTTCTTTATAGATTTTcgttttttactttaattttcaCGTATCAaggtaagacaaaaaaaattcttgttttacccttagcatttattactcatttcaaattatttttccaactccaatacaACTATACACCATTTAATAGGGGTATTGTGGTAAAATACCTATATTAATCATTGTTTCTTAAacaacgtgaaaagtcaaaatgtgacaagtaaaagtgaacggagggagtactattcaAATCGTACTTcctccgtttacttttacttgtccattttggATTTTTCacgtttttaagaaaataataaatgaagcacataatttatcaatttacccatattaattggtgcatatttttattggatttgaaaaaatgatttgaagtgggTATTTAATACTATAGGTAAAACAGGAAGAAAAAAGTTATCTTATCTTGATATGTGAAAAAtgataagcaaaaataaaaatctatttttgaaatagtggataagtaaaagtgaacataGGAAGAGggatatttatttattaaaaagtGATTAGTTTTAAATGCTTGTAAAAAAGTGGTTGAATAAACAACAACATTTGTGCACTTTAAGACTAGTTTACCTGGAGCATTAATTGTATTTCTTACGCAGGGAGATAGATTAAACGAATCCAAGAATTTCGTGATTCACCATATGCCAAGAGTTCTCATGATCTCTCGTAATGACAATTTGAATTGTTATTTCCTTGTGCGGTAACATTACCCGTGCATTTATTACTAGTTTGATACTTCCTCCGGATCAAACTTGAATCCTCTCTAATGCAATCCAGAAAGTACCTCAAagggaaatggataaaaatttattaaattgtactccctccggatcaaaaagagtgtccacttagctatttgcacaccctttaagaaaacactaattcct
This window harbors:
- the LOC132052136 gene encoding uncharacterized protein LOC132052136, with amino-acid sequence MDFFKVKKFRKAHKPEPGTDTEDKPVPLPGEQKNENGNVGKSADVDSTNAELEDDDDDFITNEVKRRLKELRRNSFMVLIPEESTPEDEEADDEEEQANMNPSDWRDVEAEGRQFWSGFNAVYDKYSEQMLFYDRLHAQQLREFGLHTPSTSSPSPRSASKKLVSPFRCLSLKKMDESQDETEHLHQPVADLHQDLETAYVAQLCLTWEVLHCQHTQLSQKISCQPDSSISYNHSAQQFQQFLVLLQRFIETEPFEPGTRPEIYARMRNALPMLLQVPKVQGSDQKKLEDDELPVLAPELLKVIESSILTFRLLVKMDKKASSVRNLFGSQNQMATPVHQIQCSLEKKKVKLKELRKRTKNLKKKSWPTMPGDVDLLLGLIDVKVMNRVLRMERISKEQLFWCEEKMKKLDINDGKLQRDPSIILFPC